A genomic stretch from Deltaproteobacteria bacterium includes:
- a CDS encoding 5-formyltetrahydrofolate cyclo-ligase: MLVLERKEILRKEGRIRLRKRAESAVSAEAGDRAQEHFLREFPPRAGMAAALYCALAGEAPTERIRHAYLAAGARLYYPRVTGKRTLAFYPHREGDGWETGPYGILEPSNPAGVPPRLSGWDIIVVPGLAFDRRGNRLGHGFGYYDRFLGGVPESVPRVGLAWASQRIPEVPVDAWDVPVHALVTEEGVIRVVKAPGSPEP; encoded by the coding sequence ATGCTCGTCCTTGAGCGCAAGGAGATCCTTCGCAAGGAAGGCCGTATCCGGCTTCGAAAGCGGGCGGAATCGGCGGTTTCGGCCGAGGCCGGTGACCGTGCGCAGGAACACTTTCTCCGCGAGTTTCCACCGCGGGCGGGGATGGCCGCGGCCCTCTACTGCGCGCTCGCCGGCGAGGCGCCTACCGAACGGATCCGGCACGCGTATCTCGCGGCGGGAGCGCGGCTCTACTATCCCCGGGTCACGGGGAAGCGAACGCTCGCCTTCTACCCGCACCGGGAAGGGGACGGGTGGGAAACGGGGCCGTACGGGATCCTCGAGCCGTCGAACCCGGCGGGCGTCCCGCCGCGGTTGTCGGGGTGGGACATCATCGTGGTCCCGGGCCTCGCCTTCGATCGGCGGGGGAATCGTCTCGGGCACGGGTTCGGGTATTACGACCGGTTCCTCGGAGGCGTGCCGGAGAGCGTACCGCGGGTCGGGCTTGCCTGGGCAAGCCAGCGGATTCCGGAAGTGCCGGTCGACGCGTGGGACGTTCCCGTTCACGCGCTGGTGACGGAAGAAGGGGTGATCCGGGTCGTGAAAGCGCCCGGATCCCCAGAACCATAG